A region of the Flavobacteriaceae bacterium MAR_2010_188 genome:
GCAGCAGTATTTAAAAATTTAATTTTCATTATTAATCATTTTAGTGTTAAGCGGCAAAATTACTCAAATATGCATAGCTTTTTACTAATTAAATATTAAAATAATAATATGACATTTTGACAATTCACCAATACTGGCAACACTTTTGAAAAGCCTAACTCATATTTTAAAGCGGTATAAAATGAACGAGAATAATAAAAATATTAACGACGAATTAGACGAAAAATTTGAAGACGACTTTCTGGATATAAATGTCGATTCTGAAGATATCGAGGAAGATGAAGCAGACGGAGATGGAGAGCTTACTGAAGTCGAAGCGTTAAAAGAAGACTTAAGCAAGGAAAAGGACAAGTTTGTTCGCCTTTTTGCAGAATTTGAAAACTATAAAAGAAGGACCAGCAAAGAGCGGATAGAATTGTTTAAATCTGCCAATCAGGATGTGATGGTTTCTCTATTACCTGTACTTGATGATTTTGACAGAGCTTATTCTGAAATCTCAAAAAGCAGCGAGAAAGATTTGTTAAAGGGCGTTGAGCTTATAAGAAACAAATTAAGAACAACACTCACCAATAAAGGATTGGAAGAGATCGAAGTTAAAGCGGGAGATGTTTTTAATGCAGATTATCATGAAGCAGTTACCCAGATTGCGGCACCATCAGAAGAATTTAAGGGCAAGATTATAGATGTTTTAGAAAAGGGTTACAAACTCGGAGAAAAGGTAATCCGTTTTCCAAAAGTGGTAATTGGCCACTAAAAATTAGAACTAAGCTTACAATATGAAAGAAGATTATTATGACATTCTCGGCATCAGTAAAAATGCCACGCCAGAACAGATAAAGAAAGCTTATCGAAAGATGGCCATTAAATACCATCCCGATAAGAATCCAGATAACGACGAGGCGGAGGCAAATTTTAAGAAAGCTGCAGAAGCCTACGAAATCCTAAGTAATCCAGATAAAAAAGCGAGATACGACCAATTTGGTCATCAAGCATTTGAAGGTGGCTTTGGTGGCGGTGGCGGAATGAACATGGATGATATCTTCAGCCAGTTCGGTGATATTTTTGGCGGTGCTTTTGGCGGTGGATTTTCAGGTT
Encoded here:
- a CDS encoding molecular chaperone GrpE; its protein translation is MNENNKNINDELDEKFEDDFLDINVDSEDIEEDEADGDGELTEVEALKEDLSKEKDKFVRLFAEFENYKRRTSKERIELFKSANQDVMVSLLPVLDDFDRAYSEISKSSEKDLLKGVELIRNKLRTTLTNKGLEEIEVKAGDVFNADYHEAVTQIAAPSEEFKGKIIDVLEKGYKLGEKVIRFPKVVIGH